The segment TCACAGGCCCATGTTGGTTTTGATCGCTGGGACGTGAATCACAATCAATATCTCAGTCGCAACGAAGTCCCTCCCGATTTTCTATCGCGTTACGATACGATGCTCACGCAATATCAACGAGACCCGCAAGTCGGAGTCAACTTCGAGGAATATCACCTCGGCCTGAAAATCTCGTCGACCCTCTACGATTTTGCCTGGAAAGCAGTCGGGGAATTATCTCTGGGGTTCAGTCTGGGCTTGGGAGTCATGATCATTCTGTCCGGCCTGCAAATGGTGGGGGAGATGGTCGACCAGCAAATCGGGATCGCCCTCGGTGAAATCTTCAATCCGAGCCTTAACAGTTCCACATCGATCAACGGTCAGCTCTTCTTCATGATGGGCTCGACGATCTTCGTCCTACTGACGCCCATCAACGGGCACATCAGAATGTTAGGGACGTTGATTGAAACTTTTCAGACGATGCCGCCCGGTGAGGCGATACTGGGGCAATCGACCATTATGCTGCTGAGCGATCTTGTTCATCAATCCCTCGCTCTCGCAATACAAGTTGCGCTCCCTCTATTAGCGGCAACCTCGTTGTTGTCACTGACGATGGGATACCTGGGGCATTCCGTACCGCAAGTCAACGTGTTGATGATTGGTTTCGCCATTCGTTCCGCCGTCAACTTGTTCGTATTATTGTTCTGTCTTTCTTCAGGGGGCGATACGATCGTGGAAATGCTCCCTCAAGTAATCGATCAAGTGGGTGATAGTCTACACGGCCTGTACGAACCCGAATAGGTATTCCAATTTCTCCTGATGTATCCTGACCTCCTTCCAACTGTCAAATACCAAACATAATCAGCGAGCCCCATGGCGTCCGACGATAGTGGTGACAAAACAGAAGACCCAACCGAGAGGAAGCGCTCGCAGGCCCGCGAACAAGGGAATGTGGCCAAAAGCGCTGACCTCAATGCGGCTGCGCTCATGTTGATGACGGCCGTGGTGATCTATTGGTACGCGATCCCACTCTGTGAATTCACCATGGATTTAATGCGGGCCAGTTTAAGCACCGGAGTATCGTCCGACTCTGATCCCATCGTGCTGCTGGAACGGTTGCCTCAGACAGTAGAGGCGGTGGCCGCGGAAGTACTCCCGATTCTGTTGATGATGTTTTCCACCGCCATCGCCATTAATCTATTACAGATCGGTTTTCTATTCTCACCCGAGGCGCTGCAACCGAAGATGTCTCGGTTAAACCCGCTGGAAGGGGTGAAACGGATCGTCTCTGTCCGGGCGTTGGCCAAACTGGCCACCAGCATTGGCAAATTGCTCGTGCTGATTGGAATCGCTTCTTACGTGATCTGGGGGGCAATCCCAGAATTTGGTGCACTTTCTCTGTTTGGAGTGGAGAGCACGCAGGTCCTGACGACGGTTAAGGACGAAACGGCGATGCTTGCCTTCAAGCTTTCAATGGCACTTCTTGTGATTGCGGGTCTCGATTATGCGTTCCAGAAATGGAAACATGAGGAAGACTTGAAGATGTCGAAGCAGGAAGTCCGGGAAGAGATGAAGCAAATGGAAGGGGACCCGCACATCCGCGCTCGCCGCCGGGAAATCCACCGCCGTTTGGCGTCAGCGCAGGAAATGAGCCGCGTCCCCGAAGCTGATGTCGTCATCACCAACCCGACTCACGTTTCCGTCGCCCTCAAATACGATCCTGAGACAATGCCTGCTCCCGTGGTGGTGGCGAAAGGGATGGGAGAAATCGCCCTGCGTATCCGCGAGATCGCCGCCCAGCACAAAATCCCCATTATCGAACGACCACCGCTTGCCCGGTCGCTCTACAAATCGGTGAAAGCAGGCCATCCGATTCCTGCCGATATGTATGAAGTCTTTGTGGAAATCATGGCCTACGTCTACCGATTGACGGGCAAAAAGCTTCCGGGTCAGCACTCCTGATCAGAGGTTTCCCGATGAAACTCGTCGGCGAATGTTCTCGTGGTTGAAAAGCCAATGAGAGGCAGCCCATTATCGAGTTTCTGCTTACGTAAACTGCGCCAAGCGATTTATTTTAACACCGTCTTGCCGGCTATAGTGCGTTTGCTGCTCGATTATGACGCAGTGATCCCCTCGATTCTGGGACGAACACTCCACTGGTTAGCAGGGTAGAATCGTCGTAAGTCATACCATTTGAATAAGATACAGTCAAAGTTTGCGCATTTTCACAGATTGGCACCAGTTTCGCTGCTGATCTGCATTTCAGCCCAAATCGGCATTTTCGAACTGTTTTTGATCGATTTGCGGTTATACTGAGGCTTCTTAAGACAGCATATCTTTTATTTTTCTTATCCGTCTTATTTCTATTTTTTGGAGTTTTGTTTAATGGAAACGAAACAGAGTACATTGCATGTCTATGAAGCGGGGACTTTAACAGTCGCTGGCTTTAATGGACACGATGTGCTTGAGCACGTGAACATCGCCGAAGTGCGGAGTGAACTGCTGGAGCTCATCACAGAACACAATTGCGAGACTCTCGCGATTGACTTCACAGGAGTGAAACTGATTCCCAGTGGCTTATTGGGTCTGTTAGCTTCTCTACGCCAGCAAGGCGTTGATGTTCACCTTTACAATCCCTCTGATGATATACGAGAGGTGATGGAAATCACTAATCTTCATAAGGTGATGCCGATGTATGAGGTCGAACTCTAAGAGTTCACCATCATCTCCAAACGACACAGAACTCCCGGCTGAAAGGTCGGGAGTTTTTTTGCGCGCTAAGCTTATGGTGAATAGGTGGAGTGGGTTGAGAAGGGTGATTGGGTTGCTGTTTCCGGTTGCGAAGAATTTGCCGATTTTGGTTAAGGAATCGATCGCGCGCTGCCGATATTAATCAGATAGCGGGGGCGCTTTGAATCGGGATCAATCACATGTTGTACGGGCTTTACTTATCTGCCCAGGGAGCCAACGCTCAATCACAGCGGTTGGACGTTATTGCGAACAACATCGCGAATGCCTCTACCACGGGATTCAAACGGGATCTGGCCATCTTTCGCCAGATGGACCCGCATGACAAAGCGCTCGGACTGGATGAAGACCTCCCTCGCAACCTGAATGATCACACGGGCGGTTTAGTCCTCGACGAAGTCGCCACTGATTTCGCGAATGGTCCGTTGAGCGATACGGGGTCGAATCTCGATATTGCGATCACCGGCCCCGGTTTTCTGCAGGTGTCTGATGGTCAGAAACAATTCCTGACACGTGACGGGCAGATGTCGCTTAATGGCAATGGTGAACTGGTTACTCAGGAAGGCAGCATGCGTGTACTGAACGCTGCCGGCGTTCCCGTCACCTTGCCCCCCAATACAACGGACGTCTCCATTTCGGACACCGGAGCGGTCAGTATCTCCGTCGATAACAAAACGATGGTTCCCCTGACACAACTTGGTCTGGTCACTCCGCAGGATTTCAAATTGCTTGAAAAGCAAGGAGAGAACCTGTTTACGAGTCACGGACCGGTGGACCCCGCCGCTGCTAACGTCTCAGTCAAACAAGGATATCTGGAAGAGTCGAGTGTCGAACCCGTTTCAGAAATGCTGCAAATGATCGAGACATCCCGTGCTTTTGAATCGAACTTGAACATGGCGAAGTATCAGGATGAATCGCTAGGTCTGCTCCTCGGTTCACTTGCCCGCGTCTAAGCCAGAACGGCACAGTATTACGGTCTCCAATTAATACAGCGAACAAACATAGTACGACTCTTCCAAAACAAGTTCAAACAGTCTCTGTTCTGCAGACCCGAGAACAGCTGACCGACAAGACCCTCTAGAGGGATGTAAAACCATGAGTTTAAGATCATTACATTCTGCTGCCTCCGGTATGCAGGCAAATAACTTTCAGCTCGACGTGATCGCGAACAATATCGCGAACTCCGGGACGACAGGTTTTAAACAATCGCGTGCGAACTTTGAGGACGTCTACTACGAGCACTTAAAGCTTCCCGGCGTTCCAGACGCTCAGGGCAACCTGACTCCCATCGGGAAATCAGTCGGACTGGGTACCAAAGTCTCCGGTACGCAAATCGATTTTACTCAGGGGCCCTTAAACGTCACTGAAGGTCAGTTGGACCTGGCGATCGCAGGTGAAGGATTCTTTGAAGTCGTCAATCCTGATGGCGGTCAGGGATTCACCCGAAACGGTGCTTTCACTTTGAATTCCAATGGTCAGGTCGTACTCGCCTCGTCCGACGTTGGTCGTGTATTGCAACCAAATATTACGATCCCGCTCAACGCGCAGGATGTTTCGATCGGTAGCGACGGTCAGGTTACCTATCGTCTGGCTGGGGATACCGCGTTGACTCAGGCAGGGCAGATTCAAACCACTCGATTCGCCAACTCAGGAGGA is part of the Polystyrenella longa genome and harbors:
- a CDS encoding flagellar biosynthetic protein FliR — its product is METFLPTSWQQDFASVANQALIASALHSFHLFIMVVIRISGLMIIGPLFGQVLVPSNVRVLLVLTLSLIVTPTLFSQAHVGFDRWDVNHNQYLSRNEVPPDFLSRYDTMLTQYQRDPQVGVNFEEYHLGLKISSTLYDFAWKAVGELSLGFSLGLGVMIILSGLQMVGEMVDQQIGIALGEIFNPSLNSSTSINGQLFFMMGSTIFVLLTPINGHIRMLGTLIETFQTMPPGEAILGQSTIMLLSDLVHQSLALAIQVALPLLAATSLLSLTMGYLGHSVPQVNVLMIGFAIRSAVNLFVLLFCLSSGGDTIVEMLPQVIDQVGDSLHGLYEPE
- the flhB gene encoding flagellar biosynthesis protein FlhB encodes the protein MASDDSGDKTEDPTERKRSQAREQGNVAKSADLNAAALMLMTAVVIYWYAIPLCEFTMDLMRASLSTGVSSDSDPIVLLERLPQTVEAVAAEVLPILLMMFSTAIAINLLQIGFLFSPEALQPKMSRLNPLEGVKRIVSVRALAKLATSIGKLLVLIGIASYVIWGAIPEFGALSLFGVESTQVLTTVKDETAMLAFKLSMALLVIAGLDYAFQKWKHEEDLKMSKQEVREEMKQMEGDPHIRARRREIHRRLASAQEMSRVPEADVVITNPTHVSVALKYDPETMPAPVVVAKGMGEIALRIREIAAQHKIPIIERPPLARSLYKSVKAGHPIPADMYEVFVEIMAYVYRLTGKKLPGQHS
- a CDS encoding STAS domain-containing protein, with protein sequence METKQSTLHVYEAGTLTVAGFNGHDVLEHVNIAEVRSELLELITEHNCETLAIDFTGVKLIPSGLLGLLASLRQQGVDVHLYNPSDDIREVMEITNLHKVMPMYEVEL
- the flgF gene encoding flagellar basal-body rod protein FlgF, which encodes MLYGLYLSAQGANAQSQRLDVIANNIANASTTGFKRDLAIFRQMDPHDKALGLDEDLPRNLNDHTGGLVLDEVATDFANGPLSDTGSNLDIAITGPGFLQVSDGQKQFLTRDGQMSLNGNGELVTQEGSMRVLNAAGVPVTLPPNTTDVSISDTGAVSISVDNKTMVPLTQLGLVTPQDFKLLEKQGENLFTSHGPVDPAAANVSVKQGYLEESSVEPVSEMLQMIETSRAFESNLNMAKYQDESLGLLLGSLARV
- the flgG gene encoding flagellar basal-body rod protein FlgG is translated as MSLRSLHSAASGMQANNFQLDVIANNIANSGTTGFKQSRANFEDVYYEHLKLPGVPDAQGNLTPIGKSVGLGTKVSGTQIDFTQGPLNVTEGQLDLAIAGEGFFEVVNPDGGQGFTRNGAFTLNSNGQVVLASSDVGRVLQPNITIPLNAQDVSIGSDGQVTYRLAGDTALTQAGQIQTTRFANSGGLLQVGDSIYVPTDASGAPVQGIPGTDGYGQIRQNYLEESNVEPVKELVGLIKTQRNFELNSQVVQAADQALQLLANLRRF